The sequence aaaataaaaagaaatagctATTTCTATACCGCTAACAAGGcccaaaatagcaccacacttccacggttgcataatgagggtccctacatgtaaaccgaaGCATTGAAAACTTTGcaagtgtacagacagtttattaaaaagatagttTAGAAAGACATTACCATTTGCATCAACACCGTGCAATGTGAGCTGAACTCTCCCATGAAATCTCCCATGGTCCCTGGTTTGAATGGGTTGATAGGAATTACgtttgtgaaatgtaattacATGGAAATGTATGAATTATATCTGTTTATTAAAATACATGGGTGACTAACTACGGCGTTTGTCGTTCGACTGGTTGTGACTGTTTACCCAAGATGGCGCCCGCCTGTATACGTGAACGGTAATGTCTTTTTAaactatctttttaataaactgtctgtacacttacaaagttctNNNNNNNNNNATGCttcggtttacatgtagggaccctcattatgctGCCGTGAAGTGTAGTGCTATGTTGAGCCTTGTTAATGTTGTAGAAAtagggatttattttttattttaccagtgCCCCGACGACTTAGCGGTTTGTGATAGAACTGGtcacattcgattagcatgaaaacaaatcccaGAGAACGGTCAAACTCTGTGGAcatgttattaacccctaggttcattttgcacCTGACTTGCCCTGTAACATAGAGAGGCACTGTGGAGGGGAGTGATAACAGACCTGAGCAGTTTCTCAAAGGCATCCAGGTAATCTTCGCTGGTCATTATCACACAGAAGATGTTTCTTCTGACCTCAGTGTTCATCCTCTGTTTCCTAGCCAGCTCTAAGACTTTGGCACTaaactgaaacaaataaaaaatgaccaAAGTTAAGTGAGAAATGTTGCTAAGGTCAAATGCACTCAGCGAAGTGCTGACATTACTGAATAATACTGACAAGACCTAAgtatcatttaataaaaaaaaaagttaatactTTTCTTACGAtaccttacaaaaaaaaaatacaaaaggggtttttaataaacaaaagacaagcttttcaaatgttaaatgttgtctAAACACAACCAACAGTACAGAACTTCAATTACAAGAAATTAAACCATTGAAATTTGGCAACATTTTGATGTAAGTGATGGTTATGATGGATAACTGATGTTAAGTGGCAAAAACAATGACTTTTAAgtcaaataattaaataaaaataaattttaaaaagtattatttttttttaaattatgaattaGTTGCACAAATTGAATTCACTCAATACAAAACTGTCACACATACAAAACCGGACATGATCAGTTAAATATCTGCTTTCTCTACCAGCGGAATGCTAAAACCATTTACATTAAAAGACGTCTAGCTCCGATGCAGATCTGTACTGGGATGCCTACTGTACACATGTATCTTCTGTGGTTCCAGTACTCTACCTGTCCTTCGGCAGTGCTCTGTTTTGAGGTTGTGTTCCCTTGTTCGCCAATCATGGGCGCTCCGCTCCACGACGAGCCAACAATCCACCAGCGGCCCACTTGCTCTGCTGCCAGGAGATTGTTCAGAGAGACCCTCAGTTTCATGTCACTGCCTCCTGCACGACGCTGGATCTGAGAACCACATTCACAAAGAATTAGCCATAACTGCCCTTAGGAggcaaacacattttgtttaatattaaaaaggaCACAAAAATAGCAATCCATAAGCAGACAACTGTTAAAACAGCTATACTGATGGTCATGCTGGAAGCATCAGCTGCACTATGGAATTTGGGTCTGTAAAGGTGGAACTCTGGGGCCACCTGGTGGTAAAAGTGGAAGCTACTATGAAAATAACGTTGAAGGAATACAATGATGTTCAGTAAGGAATAATACCAGTGCCTATAAGCTACACattaaaaaatctatatttattttcacaaatttAGGAAAATGGGGATATTTCAAAcgaaatatgttgtaaaaatcaCCCACCAGAGTCCTCTGCAACTTCCTCAGTTTCTCCATGGGCTCAGGATCGTAGCCTGGGATCTTCCTCATATCATTGTTCTTCAAAGCCAGCATGGTTTCCAGCATGAAACGCACCTGAGAACACATGTGCATATAAAGTAATGTTAGATAAGCTTCCAAAATGTATACATAATTGGACAATCAATTATGCAATGCTGTAGCTAACACCAGAAAAGAAATATGGTATTAAGAATGCCTAGTAAATGGATAATTCTGTTTGCCCTACCCTTGTCTGATCCTGAAGCTTTGAGCCCATGACGGTGGCCTTACGTTGGCCTTCAGAGATAAGCTCCTTGAGAGCAAGAGCGTCGTCCTTCCTCAGGGCGAAACCGACATTCTTCAGCACTAACAAAACTAGTTCAATGTCCTTCTCTGTAAAAGCTCCGACCAAAAGTTTTAGGATGTCAAAGATGAGGACAGAATGCACCACCTGGAAGTTATAGAGGTGACTGACAATAGCGACCAAGTTGTCGCATTCCTTGCTTTCAGACGAGTTGTGGTACACCTCGTCAAACCTTCGCACAACCGTCTCCAGAAAATGGGCTCCCACCTGGAAAATGATCAAAAGGAGAATATTCAAAACTTCATTCATGTTATTataggggagaaaaaaaaaataatcttaaattcattgcgattctctctagaacgatttgatgctcgattctgataagttcataattgatttttttttttttttaatgtgttgatttttattNNNNNNNNNNtgtctccagacatgtacaaatcagaaaacagaaagaCTGAAAGAGGTCGTGGACAACagcttagagtttaggcaagagtgcagaaaaaaaaaatggccaaaaggaaaatacagtaagttttgtatatatacacacatgatctaataagacatacataaaaaaattaggcaaaacacataaaggctgttcatctactttatcacattacatctgagcacctcatgtttcatgttctaagaagccaattctccacctttaaacacgactgagcctctgacatggacgATTACtatgagagaaggtgactttcacaaacatgttaaaggcttaagcatggaatgaccacaaaataaaaatcctcagtagacaaaaataataaataaatataaaacttgtgtgacaaatactggcAAATGGTAAAATCtaaaaaactcagatttatatgtatatattttttaaatcacgcatggaaatgtacataaaacaaTTGTTGATTATTGGTTTAGAATCGAAACGTTTGAATCTGAATCGGAAACAAATTGAAAGGTGcgcagagattcccacccctatgtTATAACTTGGTTTATGTATGTAATATCTGTGGACAATGACATTTGATGAATAATGGCTCAATATAACAGCACACAGGTTGTAGACAAGCCCCATGGTTTCAAGTAAAAAAGACCTTAACATATAAATAATGATTGCAGTGCAAAACTCCATAACACACAGTGTTGAGTCTATGTTCTAGGACTGTTGCTGTATCCCCACATGTCGGCAATACAGTATGAAATATTATCCTAACTGATAGAAACGGTGGGTGATAGAAAACTACCATAGTAAACCCAAATTATTCAATGGAGCAAAATGTTTCTTAGATAATCTTAAAGATCCCTCAAACAAAGTTGAAAGCCAACTGCTGGCTGTAGCTAATTTTATTAATGATCGTATTTAAAGTAATAGAACTGAGAGATAATCCTATTACACCTTAAGCAAAGGAAACCAAGGTGTTACATATCACTTTCCAATTCATTGAAAAACACTGGCCGACAGTGTATGTGCGAAAGCAACAAATCCCTTTGAAACCCCCCCGCCTCTAATGAATAATCCAGGAGTTCATGTCAGTTCTCCGATCAGTGGTTACCATTTCTCTCACACAGGATGGCATAACCAAAAGCTACCCGACTCCTGCTGTCACTCCAATCAGTGGAGGAGACCGTGAACTGAAGGTCTCCAAATGGAAATGCCTCCAGAAAGTACTACCTCTTTAATTAAGATTCATCCGAGAAAGAAGTGGGCCGTGTTTACCTCTAAGCCAACGGCGTAATGGAGGACGCTGACAAGCAGGACGTGCTCCATCAGCAGTCTGTCAGGCATCAGGGACGGGGTGACGCAGGCTGCTAGTAGCACCTCCGTTAGGGTATCATTCATGTCCTTCCTGCTGCAGCTCATGTACAGCTCCTCCAGCTGACCACTGATGGACGCCATGTTGGGCTCACTCAGCCTGAAGAAGTTAGAAAATGGATGAAATATCACTTTTAAAAGAATTGCACTGGTAAACAGAGCAAACAAAAGACCCAGCTCAGAAGTCGGGCGTTATTTTGACTACATTAGCCAGCAAGATTTCATACAGCCTATATTTATCTTTTGTACAAATCCATTCATATTTGAAGGCTAAATTCTGCTCTTCTGAAATGTTCTACAAAAACCTGCTTCTTTTATCTATCTTACATTATTGTAAAATTAATATCTTTGGGGTTTTGACAGTCcgtcagacaaaaacacatttttaagatGTCACCAACAGCAAAATAgacaaacaaacttaaaacttgaAGAGGAAAATATTCTGGTTAATAAATCAGGTTTTATAGGATCAGAAGGAATTGACAGGGCACCCTAATACCTAGGAAAAAAACTCTTAGTGGTTTATACAGTGTCCCAAAGTGCATggaatttttcaattttgactctggcaaaaatattttttctttagcATACAATGTAAAATTGTGTTGTTTACTACAGTgaatttttttaagaaaaattgTATAGAAATGGTAAAGCAAAGCTTTGTAACTTTAGccggaaaaaaataaaataaatgttaaattataaATGCTAAAACATAGAGTAAAAGTTTTACAATTAGAGAAATTTATGAGCTGGCATACTGACTTAGTaacataatttacaaaacaaaGTCTATATATGTAATGTTTGGTAATATTAGGTAACATTAGCCATCAGGGTGAAGCAACAAAAAGTGAACAATTGTGAGTATGAATACAACTTTTGATTAGTAGGAGGGGGAATGTGCTGTTGCTTACCTGTTCACCAGACCTTTCACATTCCTCTTCAGTTTTTCAAGCTCAGCTTTGCGTTTATCATCTCTGGTGCCTCGCAATTGAGGCGGCACATACTTGCCTGCTGAAGAGGTGACCTGGACATTGGAAGATGTATCTTACCATTAGATCCATTTTGCAGCATCAATGCTATGACAATGGTAAACAAAAAATTCTAAACTCACAGTTTTTGACTTTGAGCCTGATGCAGGAGTGTCTGCTTCTTCCActatttcttcttcattttcatCGTCTGAGTCAGCTGCATCACTCTCATCCAGCTCCGCCTCCatttcctccttctcctcctctgcttcCTCCTCATCAACCacttcatcatcatcctcatcactgGCCTCCTCATCCACTCCATTTTCATCGTCAAATGAGTCCATATCTTCATCGCTGCCCTCAGTCGCCATCTCATCTCCAGGTTCTTCATCTGACAGCTGAGAGTCATTCTCATCAAGCTTTTTAAAGTTCTCCTTAGCCATGTCCATGTCGTCATCATCATCGTACATCCCCACAGCCGATGAGCCAGAGTCAAGCATACCTAGGATGTAATCAAGTCCATCAGCCACAAAGGATTGAGGAagacttttcttgttttttctcttgtttaaTCCCAGGTAGCGCTctaatttctttatttctctgtCCTCGTCCTCATTTGCCTCCAGAAGTGCCTTTTTTCTTGATTCTTGAAGCTTATTGATCTTCTTGCCTTTCTTGGAAGATGATGGTGTTTTAGAGCTGTCTGATTTATCTGTAGGAGTACTACTGGGCTGTGCTTTTGAcacttctgtctttgttttcttcttcttcttttgttgttgttgttgttgttgctgcttctCATCAGCTGGTATTCCTGAGTTTTCGCTATCATCCAGAGGTAAACTGATGGGCTTCTTACCCTcataataacttttcatcttggcttttttcatttttcgcTTTTCTTTGCGCAGctcctttctgcttttcttttttacaaatctCAAGCCATGGTCATTTTCCTCTTCTTCAGGgccacttttacttttaataaacTCATCTACTGCCACCATGTATTTCTGTAACACAACATTTCCCTTCTTCTTTTTGCTGTTCTGATTCCATTTGCCCTTCATCTCTATAAATTAAACTCCAGATACTGACGTTAACTTTAACCTGCTAACGTTACTTTTCTTTCAAACTGTGGCTAGCTAACGTACAACCACTcagtttaacgttagctaacacgCTAACGTTAGGAACTACAGAGGGTTTAAAACAGCTTACAGACGTACCAGAAAAGCACAGGATGAAAACTGTTGCCTATTTGAAACAAATGAATAGTTTAGCTAGACTGCACATGTATCTCCATGAGGACAATTTGTTGACCCCCGATTTGACCATTTCCTTCCAGGGCACGCAAAGAACTGGCGCCTGGAGATGACGTACTTTATTTTGGGGCGTTTTTAGCACGGAGCAGTTAAACTGTGATGCATTCATGTCACAACGGAGTATACGGAAAAATGACTTTCTGACTGGGAAAATTCCGGAAAATTCAAGTGATTGCCCCCTCAATGCCCTCAAGTTGGAACAACAACTTGGAAAGTCGGAAAAAATGTTCCTTCATTTACTTTTCATATTCTTTATTGCAAAtaaattattcttattattatggTGGCATTTAAAGAATGCAGACTGGGAGAAATAAGTGGTCCAGTGTTGCCCTTAAACAACATCATCACAACCTTAGTTAATTAATGAATATGAATAATAGCAAACTTTTTGGGGGAACAgggatgttttaaaaaagacacaaattcaGAATAATTCATTAGAAGACCTTCTGAATGAAATTACAAATAGAACATTATGTTTAAACCAATTCTGGAAAAGACTGGAACCTTTTTTATTAGCGTTAACCCTGACAACAAGTGAGGTATAGCATTAGAGCATATTTGAGTGGTTCTAGGGAATGTAGGCTATGGTGCTCCAACAATTCTGGGACAAACACTAACATCATTAATATAACGCTTCAAACTGGAAATAAACATGGGAAacagcttgttgttgttgtttaaacgATCCGAGCatttaaatacaacacatattCTTTGTAACGTCCACGTTTTTGTTCTTCCACATTTCGACATAAAAAGTCGGAAGAACGACTTTCCAATATGGGATACAGGAATGGGACCATCCGAAGAGCACGTGAATGCAGCACTCTTCTACCAGTCAGGGCAGTTATATTTCACTGGGAGGAAGACACTGGAGTTGTTGCTGTTGGTGCCAGTTGTGCGAGCTAGCATGTAGTGACCTGTAGCCTTTTTTAGCATTTGCAATATGAAGAATGGAAGAAGACGATGTTACTATCAGAGAGCAGAATTTCCACAGCCAAGTTCGAGAGTACATCGTAAGTAACGTTAACGTGCGGAGCGGCTAGTCAAGGCTAACAGGCTAACAACGTCCTCTACTGCATAGTGACGTTAacactagctaacgttagcttcacCTGTCACTTTGACACGGCAGAATATTATCTAGCGTTAAGCTTTATAACAACAGTTCATGTTATGGTTCAATCAAAATGATAGTAGGACAGACTTGTAATAAATACTTGTACGTTTCACTTAGAAGATATTTATGTGGGACATAGACACAATTTCCCAGTCTTTACTAATGCAGTAGCTTAGTAGGGACCGGTGTTtcggtttaactggtttttaagttaactggtgatagaggcagatgtggtGTAGGCGTGCCATGAGAAACTCCGCAGAAATGATTACGTAGGTAGCTGCAGTGATGCctgtttgaaatactgcaaacgtcaataaatcgtcaaaatgttcatgctgtcattatttgtgtcataattgtgtttaaagtgttggTGATGACGTTTATTTAAACCTTCTGAAGTGTTTGCTGACTCTGCAGATGGAACACAAATAAAGACCGCTGAAATAAGCAGAACAGCGCTCAGTGTGCTCCGATTAACTTGTGTCACAACAAGTACTACCATCGGTCATAGGCTCATATCGATTCATTTACACTTACAAATACCTAATATTTAACATGGGCAACACAACAGCTGTgttgtagaaaataaaaccaaagtttccACACGTCAACATGGTGCACAAATTCAAACTCAATATGCAATGTAAGATCTGGGTCGTGttaaaggaaatacattgaCTCAATGCTGTGACTTAAGGAAACACAATTTGGTGTCCTTTAGTTTATTTCAATAAATCACAAATACACATCACTTACATAAatggttacaaaaaaaatacacaaagtgtCACTTCATGCAGTGTCATCATAACTTGTTAATACTGATCAAAAAAGTTGAAGCTTTTGCTTATTACACCAGACCCTTTTTTACATTCTATATTATTAGGGCCCTCATGATAttatcaatttaaataaaatgtattaataatttctgtatttttatacatcacgtgctaaaattaaataaatacttgCAAATTACTGACATGCAGCACTGATCTTTATAGTGTACCCCTCACCCCTGATTTTAGTTGCTACACCTGTGCATCCACTTAGTGCAAAATCAATTACACTTGTGTTTCATTGGGATGAAATTGTGTACAGATTAATCTTAAGAAATTCTACTGTAATATAGTACTGTCCAGGACAAATAGTTTTTCATTACGCTTaattttttgcttttaattaatTCAAGTTCCAAGTTTGAAGTTGTCACATGAACCAAACCATTGAAAATTGTTTAAACTTTCGTAGGAACAGCAAAGTGTTGACAGCAAAGTGTTCTTTCCTTAAGTCACAGCATTGAGtcaatgtatttcctttaaCACGACCTAGATCTTACATTGCATATGGAGTTTGGATTTGTGCACCATGTTGACGTGTggaaactttggttttattttcacaacacaGCTGTTGTGTTGCCCTGTTAAATATTAGGTATTTGTAAGTGTAATGAATCGATATACCTATGACCGTGGTAGTACTTGTTGTGACACAAGTTTCGGAGCACACTGAGCGCTGTTCGGCTTATTTCAGCGGTCTTTATTTGTGTTCCATCTGCAGAGTCAGCAAACACTTCAGAAGGTTTAAATAAACGTCATCAccaacactttaaacacaattatgacacaaataatgacagcatgaacattttgacgatttattgacgtttgcagtatttcaaacagGCATCACTGCAGCTACCTACGTTGTGGTCTTCGTTCTTGCGACGGCATCACAAGTTAATTCAAtaacagtaggcctactacaaCATGGATTATGTGTTTGATATCTGTTACATTTCAATACAGCCTGTAAGTAAAACATAAGCTACATATGAGGTTTACACCCAGCTGAATGCAGATGTGGCAACATGTGCATCCGCTCAGATTACGTTGTGATAGCCTACATAGGCATTTATAGGCTAGATGTAATTATATTTATGTAGGCTACGATGGGTTATGTTAAGTTGCAACCTTACAATCACGTTCCTTAATGTGCAGAATGCctactcattcatccagataCAAATGATACCTCTCGCTTATTGAAACGCATATTGCATATAGCACAGTGTAGAAAGTCAATCTTATGAATGTCTGAATAGTTGCAACATTATAGTTAggaaacaatgcaatttcagatatgtacaatccaattgttatagattttttttaagtttagatatccataattacaaaaacattccagatagtgtaatttaaaattccaaactTACATGCCTTAAATATTACATACATCATGCTAATGATGATATCTGAGTTGGTGAGTCGTATATAAAAAATCCCATTTCGAAACATAGAAGTTAGGGTCAATAAATAACAGATAACATGAACTCCCCCGCTAACATACATCGACACATTTATTATCCAACAGTATGCCTATATAATACACAgtttttacatttcagaaacgtGCTTTAACGGTGAAGTGTTATAGTCACAAGTCGATCGGGGTGTACCGTGACGTGCAGTAAGAGACACAGTCGCCAGACACGGTTGATATTTCGTACAGACACGGCAAGTGTTTGCATAAATGTCTGTCGGGGCAGGATTAATGCTCAGCAACTCGTTTTTATCGTAAAGTTTCACAACACCGACAAATATGTGAAATAGAAGGAAAGCGATAATGTTTATTCCTGGTTAGTCGGAATGGGTCCTGAGAGACCACGCCTACaccacatctgcctctatcaccagttaacttaaaaaccagttaaaccgaAACACCGGGACATCTCAACTAACGTTACTTCAGTGTCCCTGAACTAACGTTAGAGAGatcaaatctttatttttgtatgcCCTATTTATATTCCATTTTCCAAAACAGTTTACAGTGTAATATGCGTGGTTTGCAGCGCAAAAGTTTCACGTGCAAGAAAATATTGATGTATGGTGCAGAACTGATTCAAGATCTTATTGTCTTATGAAAAACAACggtttaaaaagttaaacatcTGTTTGTGAACAGTTATACTCAGGTATAATATCATTAGCATTTGAAACCTGTAGATGCAAGGGGTTCCCTGAAGAGAAAAGGCTTTGCTTGTTATGTGATTTAGTGAATACAAAGTTTACCTTAATTAACtcattttaatttgtcattgaactttaatttgtattttaagaAGGCCATCTTTTTTGTGGTAGATATTGTTTGTATAGCTCGGGACAGCAGTAAGAGTTCTTTGCAGTGTACTATTATATGTAAACAGTTATCCTTTTGTCTGACAAATGTCTCCCCTCCACAAGTCCATGTGGGGTGGCCCCCTGTACCTGCATGTGACAATAGATAACTAATAAACAATTGTCAGAGCCTTGAATTCCTTTGGCATGaactacattgtttttttagagtGTCTTGATGTCTAGCCATACTTTCATAGATAAAAACAATGTAAGTGATACAGTTCAAGAGGGGACACTTTGACTGGGGTAGGTTTCTTGATTATTCCTGACAGACACTTTTGGAATATAGAAAATATCAAATGTCTGTAACGAGCAGACACGCTCAACAGCTCAGCTTTAGCTTGCACATTTTATCCCAAGCATCCCTACACCTGACTCTCAGTATCTCATATCAACATTCTTAAAGTAAGATGCCTGCATGATGCTTTAATGGTACTGTATCATTTAACCTTAATGTTTATGATCAGTCAGCTTATGGGTTGATTTCTGCGGGGGCAACATTTGATGTATTGCTGCACATGCTTTTTTTGTAGCCGAGGTTACTTTGGGTTAAGTTTCAAGTTGGGAAACATGACACAGTGACAAGATGGTATGCACTTATTAGACCTGAAGTGTGGGGAACTGTTTGCTCCGCAATGGGGTCCTACTGTAAAGAGTGACTGAAAAATGCACAGAATACCATGTTACTGTGAGTAATCAGATTAACACAGGATAATGTGTGACTAGTTTGTAGTTTGGTAAGTGATTTTATATTCCGACGACTACCTCCAAACAAGGATGTAAAAACATTATCAGGCTGTCACATGCTTTTGTAAACAGAGCTGCATAATGAGATGAACAAAATTGTAAAGATGTTATTGTCCTTGACCTCCTAACTTAAATAACCACTTTTCTGCTATAAAGTATTTTACCATTGGGAGACAATATAATGTGTACTTCCACTGACTGATTGTGTTACTATTTCCTTCCACAGTCACATCCATGCTAATGTAAACATTTGATAAACCTTTTGTAAAAACCCAGTGGCGTACATGGCCTTGTATGTATTGCTGGGGCTTTCAGCAGAAATCTATGTCTGGTAATTGGGTTTTATATAATGCCTTAAACTGCATCAATCcatgtttaatattaaaaacatggGTTGATGCAGTattgtagggctgggtaccaaattcaatactttttaggcactgacCATATTGCCTCCTTAGTATCAAGTAATTGTAATTATGTAATTTCTTTATTGTTTGAatggattttataaaattggtatggTTCAGGAACCGGTGTTGAAGTCACGGTATTGGCACcgatattaaaatgttttgaacaatGCCCAGCGCTACTGTCTAGTAACATTATTACAGTGCATGAAAGCATACTGATCATTTCATCTACTTGCAGGATCTTTTCTCAGAAAAGAAGTAATTACTGTCCCTTACCTCCAGCTTGAGTTCATATATCATGAAGGTGTGAAATACTGTTCCTAAGTTGTTCAGGGACACTTGCAAGCTGCTTGCAGGAAGGCACATTTGTTACTTGCTTCTTTTCCTTTGCTTAAAGTGTcattctgtatttgttttgggGAAAACTTCGCTAGTTGCGTTGACTGGTCTGCTTGTTATAGGGTATAGCgtggggtcttaaaaatagcaacggtaTCAGTCTCAAtactgtcataaaaaaaaaaaaagatggcaaGTTGCGCACAGAGTGACCTGGTTTCGATGAAGAGCGCGACTTCTGCATTTTGGCAGCATTTCGGGTTCCGACCTAATGAGAAAGGAGAGGTgagggagaggtgtttcagtattagGTTTCGATGGCTAGGGGTAAGGGCtgaggggtaggggtaagatagagaaatgggattcagccttagtgtttggtattcagtttctgaacggtgtaggcacaagccaacagtttagTGACGCGGTGTGAGCCTTATGTCATAATTTTTAACCGCAATGAAATAGGGAAGAGGTTTGACGGTATAAAAATGTGgataccgcccaactctactTGTTACTTTTCGTTATCTCTCCCAAACTGTTCTATTAAGTCTGTGACAGTTTATCAGCTTCATGCACCTGATTCTGTGCTATTCTGGCTTTTCCTGGACATGGTTTTGCTTGAGCCCCTGTCACCACAGTGTTGTGGCTTGCATATATATCAGCTGTCTTTCATTTGAGAGGGGGACTACAGGTggtaagaaaaacatttttgctaCAGCTGTCATTTAACAGTATAGACCTCCCAGATTGATTGAGGatgtttggcatttctt is a genomic window of Etheostoma spectabile isolate EspeVRDwgs_2016 chromosome 22, UIUC_Espe_1.0, whole genome shotgun sequence containing:
- the nom1 gene encoding nucleolar MIF4G domain-containing protein 1, which encodes MKGKWNQNSKKKKGNVVLQKYMVAVDEFIKSKSGPEEEENDHGLRFVKKKSRKELRKEKRKMKKAKMKSYYEGKKPISLPLDDSENSGIPADEKQQQQQQQQKKKKKTKTEVSKAQPSSTPTDKSDSSKTPSSSKKGKKINKLQESRKKALLEANEDEDREIKKLERYLGLNKRKNKKSLPQSFVADGLDYILGMLDSGSSAVGMYDDDDDMDMAKENFKKLDENDSQLSDEEPGDEMATEGSDEDMDSFDDENGVDEEASDEDDDEVVDEEEAEEEKEEMEAELDESDAADSDDENEEEIVEEADTPASGSKSKTVTSSAGKYVPPQLRGTRDDKRKAELEKLKRNVKGLVNRLSEPNMASISGQLEELYMSCSRKDMNDTLTEVLLAACVTPSLMPDRLLMEHVLLVSVLHYAVGLEVGAHFLETVVRRFDEVYHNSSESKECDNLVAIVSHLYNFQVVHSVLIFDILKLLVGAFTEKDIELVLLVLKNVGFALRKDDALALKELISEGQRKATVMGSKLQDQTRVRFMLETMLALKNNDMRKIPGYDPEPMEKLRKLQRTLIQRRAGGSDMKLRVSLNNLLAAEQVGRWWIVGSSWSGAPMIGEQGNTTSKQSTAEGQFSAKVLELARKQRMNTEVRRNIFCVIMTSEDYLDAFEKLLRMGLKDKQEREIVHVLMDCCLQEKTFNAYYAVLGEKFCSQDRRFQMTFQFSLWDKFRELSNLPSSTFNNLVQLVTHFLQKKCLSLSILKVIEFGELDKTTVRFLRLVLTKLLKDLEPEDLASIFGRISGIPKLGMLREGLKLFISHFLLKNAQSQGPAEQSVMLSKGAQVATKAMEAKEAKLKL